In one window of Amblyraja radiata isolate CabotCenter1 chromosome 29, sAmbRad1.1.pri, whole genome shotgun sequence DNA:
- the LOC116989703 gene encoding histone H2B-like — MFEQQKTAPKKGAKKTLLKPAGKKRKRSKKQSYSIYIYKVMKQVHPDTGISSKAMSIMSSFINDIFERIAGEASRLSHYSKRSTISSREIQTAVRLLLPGELAKHAVSEGTKAVTKYTSSK; from the coding sequence ATGTTCGAGCAGCAGAAAACAGCTCCCAAGAAGGGCGCCAAGAAAACGTTGCTGAAACCTGCGGGAAAAAAACGGAAGAGGTCCAAGAAGCAGAGTTACTCCATCTACATCTACAAAGTGATGAAGCAGGTTCATCCTGACACCGGCATCTCTTCCAAGGCAATGAGCATTATGAGCTCATTCATCAATGATATATTTGAGCGCATCGCGGGCGAGGCGTCCCGCCTGTCCCATTACAGCAAACGATCCACCATCAGCTCCCGGGAGATCCAGACCGCCGTCCGCCTGCTTCTGCCCGGGGAGCTGGCCAAACACGCTGTGTCAGAAGGGACAAAGGCGGTGACCAAATACACCAGTTCTAAATAA
- the LOC116989704 gene encoding histone H4-like: MTGRGKGGKGLGKGGAKRHRKVLRDNIQGITKPAIRRLARRGGVKRISGLIYEEVRGVLKVFLENVIRDSVTYTEHAKRKTVIAMDVVYALKRQGRTLYGFGG; encoded by the coding sequence ATGACAGGTAGAGGGAAAGGTGGGAAAGGGTTGGGCAAGGGTGGTGCAAAGCGGCACCGTAAGGTTCTTCGTGACAACATCCAAGGTATTACCAAACCTGCTATACGTCGTTTGGCTCGCCGAGGTGGCGTCAAACGTATTTCTGGCCTTATCTACGAGGAAGTGCGCGGCGTTTTGAAGGTTTTCCTTGAGAATGTCATCCGGGATTCAGTAACCTACACGGAACATGCGAAACGCAAGACAGTAATAGCCATGGACGTAGTGTATGCATTGAAACGCCAGGGACGCACCTTGTATGGGTTTGGGGGCTAA